One part of the Bacteroidia bacterium genome encodes these proteins:
- a CDS encoding ABC transporter permease, whose protein sequence is MIQNYFKIAWRNLNKNKSFTLINLLGLSTAFAITLLIIQYVRYELSYESVHENADRIVRLTMDYLDGESVTTQDCETNPPTGPLAKAELAQVVDYTRAYPIGEPTLNVKIAEQQYVLEKVFAVDPAFFSMFSYPFIHGSDHQIFEQAGEAVISETAALRLFNKTDVVGEVIEVPGHKKLFNIVGVAENSPSNTHLKFEMVFSYPSMLTEPAINGEVRDNWDGNNTLTYLLLASNTDYEDFTKSLAALSDKLIAEKKLQKERIIGQKISDIHLYSHKTFETEPNGDANSVFFLLGVAFLVIISAFVNYVNLATSKALDRAKEVGLRKVVGATKGQLKIQFLIEALLLNLFAGLLAVFFIFLLYKKFLEVASLPEDYALMNDSWFWMSLGSLVLLSVLLSGAYPAFALSSFRPASVLKGSFAHSSQGAFLRKSLVVFQFAITVILLVQAFTVNQQMNFMRNIDLGVDIQQTLVVRAPAEGELQKNYSVFKEQLLNRSKVDAVALSETVPGEPTSQFSTSTGINLAEKIEEHDYNFYINAIDADYIPLMGMEIVAGQNFRPTTQSDKFELIVNEEAIRLWGITDAKEAIGKIIKMYGRRWTLIGVIKDYHQETAKSAQIPIIHRFNNNRFNQYASVQFSSGNPREQIADIEAVYKANFPGSPFTYFFQDAKYEELYKADDRFQKVFGVLTAFAILIACIGLFGLASFTIVKRTKEIGIRKVIGASTSNVLLLLSKDFIKTVLLSMAIGIPITYFIIKSWLENFANRIEIDAWLFLLPAIMILGLVFLSISVKTLKTALANPVLSLRDE, encoded by the coding sequence ATGATTCAAAATTATTTTAAAATAGCCTGGAGGAACCTGAATAAAAACAAGAGTTTCACCCTCATCAACTTATTGGGTCTTTCAACCGCTTTTGCGATTACCTTATTGATCATTCAATATGTCAGGTATGAGCTATCCTACGAAAGTGTGCATGAAAATGCAGATAGAATCGTTCGACTGACCATGGACTATCTTGATGGCGAATCCGTTACGACTCAGGACTGTGAAACCAATCCTCCGACCGGACCATTGGCTAAAGCGGAGCTTGCACAGGTAGTTGATTATACACGGGCATATCCAATTGGCGAGCCAACGCTGAATGTGAAAATTGCTGAACAGCAATATGTCCTGGAAAAGGTCTTTGCGGTTGATCCTGCCTTTTTTAGCATGTTTTCCTATCCCTTCATTCATGGATCGGACCATCAGATATTTGAACAGGCGGGAGAGGCGGTTATTTCTGAAACTGCTGCCCTGAGATTATTCAACAAAACAGATGTTGTTGGCGAAGTGATAGAGGTGCCCGGACATAAAAAGTTATTCAACATAGTCGGGGTTGCGGAAAATAGTCCATCCAATACGCATCTCAAGTTTGAAATGGTTTTTTCCTATCCAAGTATGCTCACTGAGCCGGCGATAAATGGAGAAGTGCGAGACAATTGGGATGGGAATAATACATTGACTTATCTCCTGCTGGCATCCAATACCGATTATGAGGATTTTACCAAATCATTGGCTGCGCTCAGTGATAAACTGATAGCAGAGAAAAAGCTGCAGAAAGAACGTATCATCGGTCAGAAGATCTCTGATATTCACCTTTATTCTCATAAGACTTTTGAAACGGAACCTAATGGAGATGCCAATAGCGTTTTCTTTTTACTTGGAGTTGCCTTTCTGGTCATTATCAGTGCTTTTGTAAACTATGTCAATCTTGCTACTTCAAAAGCCCTGGATCGCGCAAAAGAAGTAGGGCTTAGGAAGGTGGTAGGAGCCACAAAAGGGCAATTGAAAATTCAGTTTCTAATTGAAGCTCTGCTCCTCAATCTCTTTGCTGGCCTATTGGCGGTATTCTTTATTTTTCTTTTGTATAAAAAGTTCCTGGAAGTTGCTTCTCTCCCTGAGGATTATGCCCTCATGAACGATAGCTGGTTCTGGATGTCTTTGGGATCACTGGTTTTATTGAGTGTTTTATTATCAGGTGCCTATCCAGCTTTTGCACTTTCCTCTTTCCGACCAGCATCCGTTTTGAAAGGAAGTTTTGCTCATTCTTCGCAAGGGGCCTTCCTACGGAAATCACTGGTAGTATTCCAGTTTGCTATTACCGTCATTTTATTGGTGCAGGCATTTACCGTAAATCAGCAGATGAACTTTATGCGCAACATCGACCTCGGAGTTGACATACAGCAGACCCTGGTCGTACGTGCTCCAGCTGAAGGGGAATTGCAGAAAAATTATTCCGTTTTCAAAGAGCAATTGCTAAATCGTAGCAAAGTAGATGCAGTTGCCCTTTCAGAAACGGTACCTGGCGAACCTACCAGTCAGTTTAGCACTTCAACGGGTATCAACCTGGCCGAAAAGATAGAAGAGCACGATTACAATTTTTATATCAATGCGATAGATGCGGACTACATTCCTTTGATGGGAATGGAAATAGTGGCCGGCCAGAACTTTCGGCCAACTACCCAATCTGATAAATTTGAACTCATCGTTAATGAAGAAGCCATCAGACTTTGGGGAATTACAGATGCCAAGGAGGCGATTGGGAAAATAATCAAAATGTATGGTCGGAGATGGACCCTAATAGGAGTTATCAAGGATTATCATCAGGAAACTGCAAAATCTGCCCAAATTCCAATCATTCACCGATTCAATAACAACAGATTCAATCAATATGCCAGTGTACAGTTTAGCTCGGGAAATCCAAGAGAACAAATCGCAGATATAGAAGCGGTCTACAAAGCAAATTTTCCCGGATCACCCTTTACCTATTTCTTTCAGGATGCGAAGTATGAAGAGTTGTATAAAGCAGATGATCGATTTCAGAAGGTTTTTGGAGTCTTAACAGCTTTTGCCATCCTGATTGCCTGTATAGGATTGTTTGGACTGGCTTCCTTTACCATAGTAAAAAGGACCAAAGAAATCGGTATCAGAAAAGTTATAGGCGCAAGCACTTCTAATGTTTTGCTCTTGCTCTCCAAAGACTTTATTAAAACCGTTTTACTCTCAATGGCTATTGGTATTCCCATTACCTATTTCATCATAAAAAGCTGGTTGGAGAACTTCGCCAATCGCATTGAAATTGATGCCTGGTTGTTCCTCCTGCCTGCCATCATGATCCTGGGATTGGTATTCCTTTCTATAAGTGTAAAGACGCTTAAAACAGCTTTGGCTAATCCTGTACTTTCCTTAAGAGATGAATAA
- a CDS encoding FtsX-like permease family protein, whose product MIRNYFKIAWRNLVRHKTYSLINIGGLSLGMAVFLLISLWVWDELSYNTSFENYSSIAQLYQNRTFNGETDTYRIVPQPISKELSENYPDFVGAVLAVENENIIAHGDKIIKGDGMSVEFGFPAMFSMNFLKGDQQSLREINSVLLSQSFAEALFGDIEPMGKLLRIDNEADLLVSGIYEDFPANSEFDDISFLNTFEFYRSIDALARESEHSWGSNDFLCFVQKEEGVEWGEVQAKFKGLLFDKVDESEHSSNPELIIQPMENWHLHDSFSNGKNTGGAIDLVWLFAWIGIIVLLLASINFMNLSTARSETRAREVGVRKAIGSLKAQLVSQFLSESFLTVALAACFAMGIVLLTLPWFNDLTDKSLSIPFENPIFWSLSLSFIVATSMLAGLYPAFFLSAISPVNALKGNYRPRKISALPRKSLVLLQFTASIILSIGTLIVYDHIQYIKDRPIGYDSDGLLAIYKNTPDLQALDYEVLRSDLMDTGAVDNMAESSNSITSGGALQSGFSWDGMDAETNLLINVTDITHDYGETVGFDFIEGRNFSREFGLDQEGVILNKTAADMIGKDKLLGEIIRRDYGATFKVLGVIKDIINESPFEAPLPSMYFLNYGNRNVINIRIKSELPASQALASIAEVMKQHNPAAPFDFRFVDKDFARKYAYEEMIGQLAFIFAMLAIVISVLGLFGLSSFMVLQRSREIGIRRILGASVFNLWTLLTKDYSLLVLLALAIASPLAWQIMDAWIQNYNFHQEISIWVFVMAGIGAISLSLITVSYQSIRAAMQKPVNNLKTE is encoded by the coding sequence ATGATTAGAAATTATTTCAAAATCGCCTGGAGAAACCTTGTTCGCCACAAGACTTATTCTCTTATCAATATCGGGGGATTATCCCTGGGAATGGCCGTATTCCTCTTGATCAGTCTGTGGGTGTGGGATGAACTTTCGTACAATACTTCTTTCGAAAATTATTCCTCCATTGCCCAGCTATATCAAAACCGGACCTTCAATGGAGAAACAGATACTTACCGCATTGTTCCTCAGCCGATCAGCAAAGAGTTATCAGAAAACTATCCTGACTTTGTAGGTGCTGTTCTTGCAGTAGAGAATGAAAATATCATAGCTCATGGGGATAAGATCATCAAGGGAGATGGAATGTCTGTCGAGTTTGGCTTCCCGGCAATGTTTAGCATGAATTTTTTGAAAGGTGATCAACAAAGCCTGAGAGAGATAAATTCTGTTTTGCTTTCACAAAGCTTTGCAGAGGCTTTATTTGGAGACATAGAGCCTATGGGTAAACTCCTGAGAATAGATAATGAAGCAGATTTACTGGTAAGTGGTATCTATGAGGATTTTCCTGCGAATAGTGAATTTGATGATATTTCTTTCCTCAATACCTTTGAGTTTTACCGGAGTATAGATGCACTTGCAAGGGAAAGTGAGCATAGTTGGGGGAGCAATGATTTTCTCTGTTTTGTTCAAAAAGAGGAGGGAGTTGAATGGGGAGAAGTACAAGCAAAATTTAAGGGTCTTTTATTTGATAAGGTAGACGAAAGTGAGCATAGCTCTAATCCTGAATTGATCATTCAGCCCATGGAAAACTGGCATTTGCATGACAGTTTTAGCAATGGGAAGAATACAGGAGGAGCTATTGATTTGGTATGGTTATTTGCCTGGATTGGCATCATTGTCCTCCTGCTTGCTTCTATCAATTTCATGAACCTCAGTACAGCTCGGAGTGAGACAAGGGCAAGAGAAGTTGGAGTCAGAAAGGCGATAGGATCTCTTAAAGCTCAATTGGTTTCTCAATTCCTGTCGGAGTCCTTTCTGACGGTGGCATTAGCGGCTTGTTTTGCGATGGGGATTGTACTACTTACTTTGCCCTGGTTCAATGATTTGACAGATAAAAGCCTGTCTATACCATTCGAAAACCCGATATTCTGGAGCCTTAGTCTTAGCTTTATTGTGGCTACCAGTATGCTGGCAGGTCTTTATCCGGCATTCTTCTTATCAGCCATAAGTCCGGTAAATGCACTCAAAGGAAATTACCGGCCCCGAAAAATCAGTGCCTTGCCCCGAAAAAGTCTGGTCCTCCTACAATTTACAGCTTCCATCATTTTGAGTATCGGAACCCTGATCGTCTATGATCATATCCAATACATCAAAGATCGACCTATAGGCTATGATTCGGATGGACTTCTGGCCATTTATAAAAACACCCCTGATCTGCAGGCACTCGATTATGAAGTCTTGCGAAGCGATTTGATGGATACTGGTGCGGTGGATAATATGGCTGAGTCTTCTAATTCGATCACCTCTGGAGGAGCTTTACAATCAGGCTTTAGTTGGGATGGAATGGATGCTGAAACCAATCTCTTGATCAATGTTACCGATATCACCCATGATTATGGAGAAACTGTAGGCTTCGATTTTATCGAGGGCCGCAATTTCTCTCGGGAATTTGGCCTGGATCAGGAGGGCGTCATTCTGAATAAAACGGCTGCAGATATGATAGGGAAAGATAAATTGTTAGGAGAAATCATACGAAGAGATTATGGAGCTACATTCAAGGTGCTGGGAGTAATTAAAGATATCATCAATGAGTCTCCCTTTGAAGCTCCTTTGCCCAGTATGTATTTCCTCAATTATGGCAACCGAAATGTGATAAATATTCGAATCAAATCAGAACTTCCGGCTTCACAGGCTCTGGCAAGTATAGCGGAAGTCATGAAGCAACACAATCCTGCGGCGCCTTTTGATTTCAGATTTGTTGACAAGGATTTTGCCCGGAAGTATGCCTACGAAGAGATGATTGGTCAATTGGCATTCATTTTTGCCATGCTGGCCATTGTGATATCTGTACTCGGGCTCTTTGGGCTTTCTTCCTTTATGGTCCTACAAAGAAGTCGGGAGATAGGCATACGCCGAATCCTGGGAGCTTCTGTATTCAACTTGTGGACCCTCTTAACCAAAGATTATTCTCTGCTGGTCTTATTGGCTTTGGCAATTGCCAGCCCTTTAGCCTGGCAGATTATGGATGCCTGGATACAGAACTACAATTTCCATCAGGAAATCAGCATCTGGGTATTTGTGATGGCCGGAATTGGGGCAATCAGTCTTTCGCTCATCACCGTAAGCTATCAATCTATACGGGCGGCCATGCAGAAGCCGGTCAATAACCTGAAAACAGAATAA
- a CDS encoding ABC transporter permease yields the protein MIQNYFKIAWRNLLRYKGHAFINIGGLSLGFACSILIYLFVQHNLQYDNFHLNSDRIYRVVTEEHRDDIDFEASVPPGFAHAFRTEYDYAEKVAKQALWDNELISFSDKKKLKEDVAFVETEFFEILNFPLTHGGVADLSEPNTAVITENMAKKFYGDYDPVGKTFQLGGKTLFLVVGVLKDIPKTSLINTEIFLAYSSIKDYSQFLANENGWGGISSNLEVFTLLRPNQSVPAIEKEIQSFVKKYRPRSKNVHHYKLQALADIHFDPRYSGGISPNMLWIFGLIGFFLLLMASINFINISTAQSVNRSREVGIRKVLGGLRVHLFWQFMIETFLICMASLLIGISLSVLALPYFNELFELELSISAIGNLQFFGFAFALLVGISLLAGTYPGFLLARIAPVLALKSKLNPKDAGGFSTRKVLVSVQFIISIILIIGTLVINKQMKYAINSDLGFERNGILRVALPDTVNEIRLKSLKDRLENYTPIEQVSACFGSPGASDNRWGTSLVYNNNPETEEFQIQVKIGDVDYLDIFGLKLVAGRNFFTRDSIDEFVVNEKLAEKLGLNSVEELLGKSLEVSGGFIKGNIVGVVENFHDQDFHEDISPVFITSRHDSYSELAIKMNLKNTQAAIEHIENEWSEAFPDHLFEYEFLSERVENLYESEQQILSLSTVFSSLAILIGCLGIYGMILFYVGQRTKEIGIRKVLGSSTFNILVLLTEDFFKLLAWAALIASPIAWYFMHLWLQNYNFQTDLSWWVFALAIGMIMTITILTISFQAIKAARAKPVQSLRTE from the coding sequence ATGATTCAAAATTATTTCAAAATCGCCTGGAGAAACCTACTCCGTTACAAAGGTCATGCATTTATAAACATTGGAGGCTTATCCCTGGGATTTGCCTGTAGTATACTGATATATCTTTTTGTTCAGCATAATCTGCAGTACGATAACTTTCACCTCAATTCTGATCGGATATACCGGGTGGTTACAGAGGAACATAGAGACGATATAGACTTCGAAGCCAGTGTGCCTCCCGGATTTGCCCATGCATTTCGTACGGAGTATGATTATGCCGAAAAGGTAGCCAAACAGGCCCTTTGGGACAATGAATTGATCAGTTTCTCAGACAAGAAAAAGTTGAAGGAAGATGTGGCCTTCGTAGAAACGGAGTTTTTTGAAATTCTCAACTTTCCCCTTACGCATGGAGGAGTTGCGGATCTTTCTGAACCCAACACGGCCGTGATTACGGAAAATATGGCCAAAAAATTCTATGGGGATTATGACCCGGTAGGCAAGACCTTTCAACTAGGCGGGAAAACCCTTTTTCTAGTAGTGGGAGTGCTAAAAGATATTCCTAAAACGAGTCTCATAAATACGGAGATATTTTTAGCCTATTCCAGCATAAAGGATTACTCCCAATTTCTGGCAAATGAAAACGGTTGGGGAGGAATCAGTTCCAATCTGGAGGTATTTACTTTGCTTCGCCCCAATCAATCCGTTCCAGCTATCGAAAAGGAGATTCAGAGCTTTGTAAAAAAATACCGACCCCGTTCCAAGAATGTCCACCACTACAAATTGCAGGCGCTGGCTGATATACACTTTGACCCCCGGTATTCAGGGGGAATCAGTCCCAATATGCTATGGATATTTGGTTTGATCGGATTCTTCCTGCTGCTGATGGCGAGCATCAACTTCATCAATATCTCTACAGCCCAATCGGTAAACCGCTCCCGTGAAGTAGGAATACGTAAGGTGCTAGGAGGACTTCGGGTCCATTTGTTCTGGCAGTTTATGATCGAAACCTTCCTGATTTGCATGGCTTCTCTTTTAATCGGGATAAGTCTCAGCGTATTGGCCTTGCCTTATTTCAATGAACTCTTTGAGCTGGAGTTGAGTATCTCGGCCATTGGGAATCTTCAGTTTTTCGGATTTGCTTTCGCTTTACTAGTAGGAATCTCGCTTTTAGCAGGGACTTACCCCGGATTTCTCTTGGCTAGAATAGCTCCTGTACTTGCCTTGAAATCCAAATTGAACCCCAAAGATGCCGGTGGATTCAGTACGCGCAAAGTGCTGGTGTCTGTTCAGTTCATCATTTCGATTATCCTGATCATTGGTACCCTGGTTATCAATAAGCAGATGAAGTATGCCATCAATTCGGATCTGGGTTTCGAAAGAAACGGGATCTTACGGGTAGCCTTGCCGGACACAGTGAATGAAATTCGCTTAAAAAGCTTAAAAGATCGCCTGGAAAACTACACCCCAATCGAGCAAGTAAGTGCATGTTTTGGCTCTCCGGGAGCTTCAGATAATAGATGGGGAACCAGCCTTGTTTACAATAATAATCCTGAGACCGAGGAATTTCAGATCCAGGTGAAAATCGGAGATGTGGATTACCTCGATATTTTCGGATTGAAATTGGTGGCGGGAAGAAACTTCTTCACCAGAGACAGTATAGACGAGTTTGTGGTAAACGAAAAACTGGCAGAGAAACTAGGGCTAAATTCAGTCGAGGAGCTTCTGGGGAAAAGCCTGGAAGTCTCAGGAGGATTTATCAAAGGGAATATTGTAGGGGTTGTCGAGAACTTTCATGACCAGGATTTTCATGAAGATATCAGTCCGGTCTTTATCACTTCCAGGCATGATAGCTATTCCGAATTGGCCATTAAAATGAATCTGAAAAATACCCAGGCGGCGATCGAACACATTGAGAATGAATGGTCCGAGGCATTCCCAGATCATTTATTCGAATATGAGTTTCTAAGCGAACGGGTAGAAAATCTCTACGAAAGCGAACAGCAGATTCTTTCCCTAAGTACGGTTTTTTCCAGCCTTGCCATCTTGATTGGATGCCTGGGGATTTATGGCATGATCCTTTTTTATGTAGGCCAAAGGACCAAAGAAATTGGCATTCGCAAAGTGCTGGGAAGCAGCACCTTCAATATCCTGGTATTGCTGACTGAAGACTTTTTCAAACTGCTTGCCTGGGCTGCCCTGATTGCCAGCCCCATTGCCTGGTACTTCATGCATCTTTGGCTCCAGAATTACAATTTTCAAACAGATCTTAGCTGGTGGGTCTTTGCCTTGGCCATCGGCATGATCATGACCATTACGATTCTTACCATTTCTTTCCAGGCAATTAAAGCAGCAAGAGCTAAGCCTGTGCAAAGTTTACGTACCGAATAA
- a CDS encoding ABC transporter ATP-binding protein gives MLLEIRNVSKWVKSGGMRTFLLEDINLNVEEGEFISIMGPSGSGKTTLLNVIGMLDEFDYGEYSFLNQPVHKLKSKARARLYKEYIGFVFQAYHLIDELTVYENIEAPLLYKKLSSSERKAKVAETLDRFNIVAKSKLFPEQLSGGQQQLVGIARALISSPRLILADEPTGNLNSTQGDEIMELFKKLNEDGVTIIQVTHSEKNAEYGSRIVSLLDGKNLSN, from the coding sequence ATGTTGTTAGAAATAAGAAATGTCTCAAAATGGGTGAAATCAGGAGGAATGCGAACCTTTCTTCTTGAGGACATAAACCTAAATGTAGAAGAAGGAGAATTTATCTCCATCATGGGACCCTCCGGTTCAGGTAAAACTACCCTCCTGAATGTGATCGGGATGCTGGATGAGTTTGATTATGGAGAGTATAGTTTCCTCAATCAACCCGTCCATAAACTGAAATCCAAAGCTCGTGCGAGGCTTTATAAGGAATACATTGGCTTTGTCTTTCAGGCCTATCATTTGATCGATGAGTTGACGGTGTATGAAAATATAGAGGCGCCATTATTATATAAGAAATTGAGCTCTTCCGAGCGAAAAGCAAAAGTAGCCGAAACCCTCGATCGATTCAATATCGTTGCTAAGTCCAAGCTCTTTCCAGAGCAACTTAGTGGAGGCCAACAGCAATTGGTCGGGATCGCTCGTGCCCTCATTTCGTCTCCAAGGCTGATTCTTGCAGACGAACCCACCGGTAACCTAAATTCGACTCAGGGAGACGAAATCATGGAACTATTCAAAAAACTCAATGAAGATGGAGTAACCATCATTCAGGTAACCCATTCTGAGAAGAATGCTGAATATGGCTCCCGAATTGTGAGTCTTTTGGACGGAAAAAACCTTAGCAATTGA
- a CDS encoding TolC family protein: MYSKFLSILAICLILSVKGYSQTNTRESYDLTSCVAIALENNLDLKRSGIQAESANLALRQSKNNLLPNLNANYNLGINNGRSINPSTNDFINERLTFSNVGLGGEATLFNAFRLKNSIKQNQYNLGAAEMEMEEVRQNLILNVTLSYIQILTARDQLRLAEARLETTAGQVDRLRANFKEGEGNPADFTDMQGQFSMDEMAVLSAKNNLNEAILNLFVSMGIEASPEADFADISGNLEEEKYLLSANAVYQDALTNLPAFKARQLRIEEANSAIKVARADFFPEVSLFGQIGSNFSSVSRAFFDAGTEVKETGDFVNVNNQSIPVFTNETNFRQEKIAYLDQLNNNRNSVVGVALSIPLFNRFQAKNRISQRKLELRQSTIDLQNSKLQFKQAVEDAHFKMENAFSRYQILKRQLEAYESSFRINEIRFNNGVSNIVQYLTSKNNLDTARLNLSNAKFEYILRVRILEYYRGL; encoded by the coding sequence ATGTATAGCAAATTTTTAAGCATACTCGCTATTTGTCTGATTCTTTCGGTGAAAGGATATTCGCAAACGAATACCAGGGAAAGCTATGACCTGACTTCATGTGTTGCGATAGCTTTAGAGAACAATCTCGATCTGAAAAGATCCGGGATTCAGGCTGAATCAGCAAATCTGGCCTTGCGTCAGTCAAAAAATAACCTCCTGCCCAATCTCAACGCAAATTACAATTTAGGGATAAACAATGGTAGGAGTATCAACCCTTCAACCAATGACTTTATCAATGAGCGACTCACATTTTCTAATGTCGGATTGGGAGGAGAAGCAACCCTCTTTAATGCCTTTCGCCTGAAAAACAGCATCAAACAGAACCAGTACAATTTGGGAGCTGCAGAGATGGAAATGGAGGAGGTTAGGCAAAACCTGATTCTGAATGTGACCTTGAGTTATATCCAAATTCTAACTGCGAGAGATCAATTGAGATTGGCTGAAGCTCGTTTGGAGACTACAGCTGGTCAAGTGGACAGATTGCGTGCTAATTTTAAGGAAGGAGAAGGGAATCCTGCTGATTTTACCGATATGCAGGGACAATTTAGCATGGATGAAATGGCCGTGCTTTCCGCTAAAAATAACCTGAATGAGGCCATACTCAATCTTTTTGTCTCTATGGGAATAGAGGCTTCTCCGGAAGCCGATTTCGCAGATATAAGCGGAAATTTAGAGGAAGAAAAATATCTCCTGTCTGCCAATGCGGTCTACCAGGATGCCCTGACGAATTTGCCGGCTTTTAAAGCTCGTCAATTGAGAATTGAAGAAGCAAATAGTGCCATTAAAGTGGCTCGGGCAGATTTCTTTCCGGAGGTCTCTCTCTTTGGACAAATTGGGAGTAACTTTTCCAGCGTAAGTAGGGCTTTTTTTGATGCGGGAACAGAGGTAAAAGAAACCGGGGATTTTGTAAATGTAAACAACCAATCGATTCCTGTTTTTACCAATGAGACCAATTTTCGTCAGGAAAAAATCGCCTACCTCGATCAACTCAATAATAATCGAAACTCAGTTGTGGGAGTCGCGCTAAGTATTCCACTTTTTAATAGATTTCAAGCTAAAAACCGCATCTCTCAACGCAAACTGGAATTGAGGCAATCGACCATTGATCTTCAGAATAGTAAGCTGCAGTTTAAGCAAGCAGTTGAGGATGCGCATTTTAAAATGGAAAATGCTTTCTCTCGCTATCAAATCCTGAAACGACAATTGGAGGCCTATGAAAGTTCTTTCCGTATCAATGAGATACGTTTTAACAATGGAGTATCCAATATCGTCCAGTACCTGACTAGTAAAAATAACCTCGATACTGCCCGTCTGAATCTCTCCAATGCAAAATTTGAATACATACTGCGAGTGAGAATCCTGGAATACTATCGCGGCCTTTAA
- a CDS encoding M24 family metallopeptidase: protein MKKLLLIALSISFIPLSAQMPKILDLKERGEVRDEWLQGRIETVLPGIMRREGIDMWVLLSREYNEDPVLKTMLPSNWLSARRTTMLIIYDNGEKLETLACARYDVGEVFKKAWDKESQPDQWARLSEIIEERNPNKVAINKSEHFALADGISAFHYEKFMESLSEKYKKRVVSGEKLAIGWLETRSHAEMIVYKQIVAIAHEIIAEGFSEQVIQPGVTTTQDVVWWYRDRIRSLGLVTWFHPSVDVQRADPENFDHLRTFSRRPDKQIILPGDLIHVDFGITYLGLNTDTQQNAYVLKAGETEAPAYLVKAHKKALRLMDILTDNFDTGKTGNELLLASRNQAISEGIKPSIYTHPIGYHGHAAGPTIGLWDQQGGVAFRGDYPVYPNTCYSIELNAGIFLEEWKKEIRMMMEEDACYDGESVGYINGRQTELFLIPRPRKHLGK, encoded by the coding sequence ATGAAAAAACTACTGCTGATAGCACTATCAATCTCCTTTATTCCGCTTTCTGCCCAAATGCCCAAAATCCTTGACCTCAAGGAAAGGGGAGAAGTACGCGATGAATGGCTTCAAGGGCGAATAGAAACTGTTTTGCCTGGGATAATGAGAAGGGAAGGCATCGATATGTGGGTGCTGCTTTCGCGTGAATACAATGAGGATCCCGTTCTCAAAACCATGCTTCCCTCCAATTGGTTGTCGGCCCGAAGAACAACCATGCTCATCATTTATGACAATGGGGAGAAGCTGGAAACTTTGGCTTGTGCACGCTATGATGTGGGCGAGGTCTTCAAAAAAGCCTGGGATAAAGAAAGTCAGCCGGATCAATGGGCCAGACTTAGCGAAATTATCGAAGAACGTAATCCCAATAAGGTCGCGATCAATAAAAGTGAACACTTTGCTTTAGCAGATGGGATTTCAGCTTTCCACTATGAAAAATTTATGGAAAGTCTCTCTGAGAAATATAAAAAGCGGGTTGTATCTGGTGAAAAGCTGGCCATAGGTTGGTTAGAAACTCGTTCACACGCAGAAATGATCGTCTATAAGCAAATCGTGGCTATTGCCCATGAAATTATCGCTGAGGGCTTTTCTGAGCAGGTGATTCAACCAGGCGTTACAACTACCCAGGATGTAGTTTGGTGGTACAGAGATCGAATCAGATCATTGGGCCTGGTTACCTGGTTTCATCCTTCTGTAGATGTACAAAGAGCTGATCCGGAAAATTTCGATCATTTGCGGACTTTCTCCAGAAGACCCGATAAGCAAATCATTCTGCCCGGTGATCTCATCCATGTGGATTTTGGGATTACCTATTTAGGATTAAATACCGATACGCAGCAAAATGCCTATGTGCTGAAAGCTGGAGAAACCGAAGCTCCTGCTTATTTGGTAAAAGCCCATAAAAAGGCCCTCCGTCTGATGGATATTCTGACCGACAACTTCGATACCGGAAAAACCGGAAATGAACTTTTGTTAGCATCCAGAAATCAGGCCATTTCGGAAGGAATAAAGCCCAGCATTTATACACATCCAATTGGCTACCATGGTCATGCTGCCGGGCCCACCATTGGACTTTGGGATCAGCAAGGAGGAGTAGCTTTCAGAGGTGATTATCCTGTATATCCCAATACCTGCTATTCAATCGAGTTGAATGCTGGAATTTTTCTGGAAGAATGGAAGAAAGAGATTCGTATGATGATGGAAGAAGATGCTTGTTATGATGGCGAATCTGTCGGCTATATCAATGGACGCCAAACCGAACTTTTCCTCATTCCCCGCCCTCGAAAACATCTGGGCAAGTAA